Within the Salvelinus sp. IW2-2015 linkage group LG19, ASM291031v2, whole genome shotgun sequence genome, the region TGCAATATAATTGTACTCAATCCCATTATGAACCCGAGCACCTCGCTTCTACTGTATATGTGTCAATGTGGAAGGATTGTGTAGGATTGGACCTATACAGCTATCCATGCCATTCAGATTTACACAAGTGCTTAGGAGTGGTTTTGAAATTGAGTATTTGTGTTTCCCCCTCTTGTCTTAATGTTTCCCCCTCTAGTCACCCCCCAAAGTACACAAAAAAGCAATGCTATTCCCTCTACCTTTCCCAACTTGGGGAACTATTTTAGTTGCCTGGTGGAACCTGCCTGGTCTTGCGAAAGCTCACAWTCGGTTTCATTTTAAACCAAAAGTGAGCGCAGCATTCAGTCTGCTTAACCATGTTGCTATTTGAGTTATTTTCAACACTATAAACCCTGTGGTTTACCCCTATAGTAAACAACAAGATCAAGGTCCCCCATGATGCGCCAGAGCTGGTGGGGAAGGCTGTGGAGCACCTGTTTGAGAAGGAGGACGGTGAGAAGAATGAGTGGCGGGGCATGGTGCTCTCTCGCGCCCCCGTCATGACCAACTGGTACTACATCACCTATGAGAAGGACCCTGTGCTCTACATGTACCAGCTCTGGGACGACTATAAGGACGGAGACCTCCGCATCCTCCCTGAAGCAGGTAAGAGCTTTTATTTGTTTTGgggtgtttgttttcttttctttggtTGGAATCAGCTCATTTCCTAATCCTGTAAAAAGAGGGAAGGgcaatacagagagacagaaatggagagagataATTGATCCACTGATAAATCTGGACTATACAAATGAAAGATTAAACATTCTCAGACACTGCCAGAGATAATTCTCATTCCCTCTCAAATAGCCTATTATGATAATCTCAGGAATTATGCAATGTTAGTGCTGACCAAAGGGAAACCTCATTTAACATAGTAATGGGGGTGGTGGTCCTTTTGATTTTCAAGGGTACACTCATATTGGTATAGCTCTACAGTATCTTATCTTCTTAAGAAAGCATAGTACTGGAGTTTACTGCGTACAGCACTGAGGTCGGAATAGGGACATAGGAAGAGTGTGACGTCGAGAGTACTATGACCACCTGTGGTGAAGTAATTGTTGTGAAGCTACATGGAAGGCAGGTGACTGAAAGCATATGAAAAAAATAGGAGGTGATGTAAATCTTGTGAGGCTACTGGGTGAAATAGACTTGAGTTTTGAATTGAGCATGAGAACTGGAACACACGTACATACATACCCTATGCTCATTCCCTGTTCAGGTTGTTATTGTAAAAGAGAGTGTGTTCTCAATTActtacatggttaaataaaggcaaatAAATAGCTTAGCTTCTGAGCAGGCTACTTGAATGAGGAAGAAGTATTTGTTATGGTATGTGAAGTAAAAGGGCAGATGACAGCATATGCAAATTCTCttttttcattctctctgttctttcttccTCATCTTATTATTTTCTTGTTTCCCAGAGAATAAACACCTACTGCCTGCAGACAGGAAGCCAGGCGAGGAGACAGAGAGCCTTGTGGGTAAGCAGGTGGAGTACGTCACGGATAAGGGCGTGAAAAGGACGGGGCTGGTTATCTACCAGGTTCCAGCCAAACCCTCTGTCTACTACATCAAATACGACGATGACTTCCACGTCCACGTCTACGACCTGGTCAAAACCACCTAGAATACAACTCTACCCGGTCAAAGCCCCCTAGAAAGGACTAGGCCCCCCTGCCTCCGACCCTCACACCTGTACACTCATCTTAGGTTGAGGCCTATTTCaactcagtcaattcaggaagtgagtTGAAGTTCAGTATTCACCAAAGTCGAAATATTGGGAAACTTTTAATTAATTATTGGAATGTCAATCcatttcctgaattgactggattgAATTGGAACTCTCTGCAACCATGACACTACCCTGTCATTATTGTGGACATATTTCTTGCCCTGTGTCTTGTCCAACRTCAGAAGTTTGCYAAAAGTGTGAACTCTGTGACTCATAGTGACTAGTGTTTTGTAAACAGTGCAAAGCTTGCATGTATTTCCTTTGCTTTTAAGAAACAAGTGATTAAGcagttatgttttattttgtttggctAAGAAGTACTAATtataaatcgctctggataagagtgtctgctaaatgactaaaatataaatgtaaggAAGTAGATATTATCAATGAAAATGACCTATGTTGATGTTCAAATGTGTTTCTAGAATAAGTGCaataaaaaaatgatttgatagaAATTATAAACAACTGCCAAGATTTGACTGCACATGTCTCAGAATAGCCAAACACCAGCTGAGGTCAAATTATTAGACCTACTAGTTTCATGAGTACAGAGAAGTCATGTTTATTTGAGCCAGACATTTAAATATTATTGGCTGTCACTGCAAGACATTTTGGATTATAATCTACCCTTAGTCATGGTTGAATAATCAAATATTTCTGTCACGTTGTTAGAACGCCGTGAACGTAACTGTACTTACTTTTGTAAATACCTGTATTGTGAGTCATTCTTGAAAATACTGCAAAGATGCTTTGGTATGATTTGCTGTTAAATAATGCACGATTTAGAGATTGCAGCAATTGTTGGTTCATTATTGTTTGTTTCATTATGGTGGGTAACCACCCCAGTTGGTAAAGCagcacaatatatacaaaaagaCAGAAGGACAAATGGTTTCTCCATCATTTAATCCTCCCCCCTccaacattttaaataaacatttaaaatcaaATYAAAGTTTATTAGTACAGAGATTAGCGGATGTTAAAGCAGGTGCcgtgacaaaacaaaataaaaatcaacAAGAAATTAAGAAACGAGCAATATCRGAGTCCGGAATATTAATACAGGGTGTGTATAGACAATATCTACAATATACGGTGTCAGTAGTAAAAGGGTATGTACAACAGTAGTTGTATAGgatgagctatgtcaagaatacAGTATACCACTAGGCAcaaatgtcaattcaacgtcttccacattggttcaatgtaatttcattgaaataatGTAGAAACAACACCTAAAGTGGACATTGCTCTTGGCTGCACGGAATCGCATTAACAGTAATCCCATGCAKccttgtttacaagtttgaacactggaaGATGAGATTTAATTAACACCTCGATTAGGATGATAGAGcgtaattatttctatatagcttatattcttgttctgaacttctaatgcGAGTGGGGTGGGTGTGGCTTCATGACRAGCAGCTGCTCACCTATTTTACCCAGTGCAGTTCCACCTCCARCACCGCCAAAACATCCAYTATGCGGGTGTCTGCTATCGCCAGttaatgcttgatctgattgaatctaggccggcttgtgatgactgtttaacagtctgatggcctagagatagaagctgcttttcagaCTCTCGGggccagctttgatgtacctgtactgtctccgcctgctagatggtagcagggtgaacaggccgttgctcgggtggctgaggtccttgatgatcttcttggccttcctgtgatacccggtgctgaaggtgtcctggagggtaggcatTGTGCCCCAGGTGATGCGCTGGGMaagaccgcaccaccctctggagagccctccGGTTGCGGgaggtgcagttgctgtaccaggcggtgatacagcccgacagaatggtgctcaatggtgcatctgtagaagtttgagaTGGTCTTGAAgtccaagccaaatttcttcagcctcctgtggttgaagAGATGCTGTTGCCCCTTCACCACGGTATCAGTGTAGCGGGACCATTTCAGGTTTCTCAGGAGGAACTTTGCactctgaggaacttgaagcttttgaccctctccactgtggccccATGGATGGGGGCGTACTCTCTcggctgtctcctgtagtccacaaacaGCTCCTTCGTTTtcttgacattgagggagaggttattttcctggcaccactttgCCAGGGCTCTCAYctcctccttgtaggctgtctcgtcattgttggtaatcaggcctaccactgtgtcgtcagcaaacttgatgataaagttggagacgtgcattgccatgcagtcatgtgtgaacggggagtaccttcaccacctggagttRgcccatcaggaagtctagtTGCACAgagaggggttcagacccagggtcctgagcttagtgatgagcttggagggcactatggtgttgaatgctgagctgtagttgatgaacaacattctcacataggtattcctcttgtcaaggTTGGATAGGAAAGTATGAAGTGCAATGGCGATTTCGTCTTCCRTGGATCTGTtgtggcagtatgcaaattgtagtgggtgtcgggtaaggtggaggtgatatggtccttaactagcctcgCAAAGCACTTCATGAGGCAGGGGTGAGGCTGTTGATGTTTGTATGTCAGCATGTTGTCATttttatgtgtatgttttgtattgttcaataaaacttttttttaacaaaaaagaGCACTTCATGGTGACATTTAGATCAgtaacctttgctttcttgggtacaggaacaatggtggacatcttgaagcaagtgtggACAACAGAAAACCGTTTTGTAATATGATTCTAGCAGGTAATTACTGATTGTTAGAAATAGTTCAATTGAGCAAAAGCTTTAATAAACACATTAAACCACACTTTgaacaattgttgtaaaatgaGCATTTCCTTGTTTTAGCAATGACTGAGtggcaaacacgactccaacgccatcattaggtttgctgacgacacaacagtggtaggcctgatcaccgacaacgatgagacagcctataaggaggaggtcagagaactggcggtgtggtgccaggacaacaacctctccctcaatgtgagcaagacaaaggagctgatcgtggactaMaggaaaaggcgggccgaacagacccccattaacatcgacggggctgtagtggagtgggttgagagtttcaagttccttggtgtccacatcaccaacaaactatcgtgGTHcaaacataccaagacagtcgtgaagagggcacaacaaaaccttttccccctcaggagactaaaaagatttggcatgggcccccagatcctcaaaaggttctacagctgcaccatcgagagcatcctgaccggttgcatcaccgcctggtttggcaactgcttggcatctgaccgtaaggcgctacagacggtagtgcgaacggcccagtacatcactggggccaagcttcctgccatccaggacgtatataataggcggtgtcagaggaaagcctataaatttgtcagagactccagtcacccaagttataaactgttttctcttctaccgcacggcaagtggtaccggagcgccaagtctgggaccaaaaggctcctcaacagcttctacccccaacccattagactgctgaacaattaataaaaaagtcgccaccggacaatttacattgacccccccttgtacactgctgctactcactgttgtttgttacctatgcatagtcacttcgccgcCACCTACATGtccagattacctcaactagcctgtacccctgcacactgactcggtaccggtgcccgctgtatatagcctcgttattcttattcttattgtgttacttttttattattactttttattttagcctacttggtaaatattttcttcttcttgaactgcactgttggttaagggcttgtaagtaagcatttcatggtaaagtctacacttgtattcggcgcatgtgacaaataaaaagtttgatttgatttgacttMTGTAGTGGTTTTAGTCCATTCTTGTACAGTTCAAGTGATTGACTGTCAATGGGTTGTCATTAGAAATACAATTTCGAAGGAGATTTGTTGAAGATAATCACTTGCGCTCTGTGGACAGGTTCACTAATAAGGAATAAGGAATGAAACATAAATGGTATTGAAAACATTTAATGTTTCTAGCTTAGCTTTTGTTCTTTGTTCACCTCGGGAAATAACAGGACTAAAAATTGCACAGACCTTTGTAAAGCTGGACATTAGGTTTTAATGGGGTATTTTTCCACRCTAAAAAGGTTGATGTTGAAATTGACTTTTGAAACTAGCTTTTGTTTCGAAATGTTGAAGAAAGATAAATACCTTCTTAGTCATGTTCTCTCAAAATGCCATTTTTAATTTAACTCTGAAATTATACATCTATTTTGAGACTTGTCATTGTCCTCTCCTCTTGTGTTCTGCTCTATTATTCTCGCCGTGTTTGCTAGCTATTAAAACCGTTGTTTCTGTCATTATGCCAGTCTATCAGTCAGTGGCATTCAAAATCTCTGTTTGGAATAATATTTTAATTTGTaatgttctctcctccctctccttcgtTGTTACAGTGTATAGTTTGCGAGCTTACAGGACTGTCAAGGCCTTCGGAGGAAATATATTTACGCTGTTATTTTGCMGCTTTCTACAAAAGTGTATTATTTAGTAAGCTTAGAAGTGTTGAATTCTCCGTCTTATCTGTTTGTGTAGCAACACTATCATGGATAATAAAATGAATATTTTCTGCACAAGGTGTGTATATGTTCCCAGCTCCTGGTACATAGCTCCCATTTCACTGTTCATGGAAATAGGGTGAGAGGAAGAAGTAGAATGAATAAAAGGAAGAGGGAACACAATTACATAGTGTTTGTGTGTCCGTGCATGCCTATCTGATgtgaaaaatatacagtaccagtcaactcattcaagcgtttttctttattttttactattttctacattgtagaataatagtgaagacattaaaactatgaaataacacatatggaatcatgtagtaaccaaaaaagtgttaaacaaatcaaaatataatttatatttgagattcttcaaagtagccaccctttgccttgaagacagcttgcacactcttggcattctctcaaccagattcacctggaatgcttttccaacatcttGAAGgtgttcctacatatgctgagcacttggctgcttttccttcactctgcggtccaactcatccaaaatcATGTCAATTGGTTGaggttgtgtgattgtggaggccaggtcatctgatgcagcactccatcactctccttcctggtcaaatagcccttaccagcttggaggtgtgttgggtcaatgtgctgttgaaaacaaatgatagtcccactaagcgcaacacagatgggatggcgtagcgctgcagaatgctgtggtagcaatgctggtgaagtgtgccttgaattctaataaatccctgacagtgtcaccagcaaacacaacccacaccatcactcctcctccatgctacacggtgggaaccacacatacagagatcatctgttcacctactctgcgtctcacagagatttggactcatcagaaaaggacagatctaatgtccattgcccgtgtttcttggcccaagaaagtctcttcttattattggtgtcctttagtagtggtttctttgcagcaattcaccatgaaggcctgattcttcagtctcctctgaacagttgatgttgagatgtgtctcttacttgaactctgtgaagcattaatttgtcctgcaatctgaggtgcagttaactctaatgagcttAACCTGGGacgcaaactggtgagggcctaaaaaggtgacacttttttttatttccaCCGAAATATGCAAAAAATCCTGCACTTGGgtaaaaaacatcttaaagtagaaatcGAATGAAACAACAGGCATTTCTtattgctctattatagtggccacttgGTAGACCattgatcaagtgcacaaggctacacgtgtgcaaaaataacgttcacagagtaaaacatttaataacccCCCctattgcagcattaccacaaaaatggagaggcaagtagaaggggaaaaaagtaaggaacttgtatgtcggccctgtattaaagaacataaatgtttaaagaaaagtgtgataataaaaacatataccaatttcatttaaggaccaaaaaactgacagctgtgccaatataaattgcaaaatatgtgggaagagattttcgatataccttccatggcacatggtttatgaattgataccaaaacaacgccggattcaaacttcgaatttttcatttaaattactgtacaaaattcttgcaaccaatagaatgttatatatatggggtatacaaCTTTCCCAGCTCTGCAAattctgttgtgaggaggcaggtcattagatcatttatttggtattgtccatatgtagctcgtttttggtcacaggtccaggaatggctgaagaattgcaacatttgcctagaactacgCCCAGTTAgcatactgggggatttgaaaagccatagtcaatcatcaataatatataattattttagcaaaaatgtttattttaatttacaatctgtagaagctataaGAATAGGAagttcaaatcttttgtgaagcatcacagcacagttgaaaaatatatggcaaataaaaatcgcaaaatggatgatgttggaagatagatgggaagggttgagtgaccctgaagggtgggactatcaacaagataaacaatgtagggaatacgggatctgtgaaatgtgtattaggtgcggagcttttgtgaaatagcacagttaccaGTGGaataaaattggatggacaacagaaaagaggaaggactaagaacaaacgaGAGAAACTATTATATAGTAAGTAGGACTGTGTCTGTAAGATAGGTATAAAGATGTATAatattgaaggtaaaagcagaagtgtttattagttacACTCCAATTGGGGAGCCGCGTGGTAGGCGTTCCGCTGGG harbors:
- the LOC111979341 gene encoding spindlin-1 isoform X1, with product MSKKRGRKRSSGELSESSGSSLSSTPDANNLLGLRIEHNWREKGNLTKWKGTVLERLTVNTSLYMVKYDGFDCVYGIELFKDERVFNLQILTEKVGGLACYLINNKIKVPHDAPELVGKAVEHLFEKEDGEKNEWRGMVLSRAPVMTNWYYITYEKDPVLYMYQLWDDYKDGDLRILPEAENKHLLPADRKPGEETESLVGKQVEYVTDKGVKRTGLVIYQVPAKPSVYYIKYDDDFHVHVYDLVKTT
- the LOC111979341 gene encoding spindlin-1 isoform X2; the encoded protein is MSKKRGRKRSSGELSESSGSSLSSTPDANNLLGLRIEHNWREKGNLTKWKGTVLERLTVNTSLYMVKYDGFDCVYGIELFKDERVFNLQILTEKVVNNKIKVPHDAPELVGKAVEHLFEKEDGEKNEWRGMVLSRAPVMTNWYYITYEKDPVLYMYQLWDDYKDGDLRILPEAENKHLLPADRKPGEETESLVGKQVEYVTDKGVKRTGLVIYQVPAKPSVYYIKYDDDFHVHVYDLVKTT